Proteins encoded together in one Magnetococcales bacterium window:
- a CDS encoding HEPN domain-containing protein codes for MTGEESRHILIAHRMEQAEESLSDATLLLEGKRYRASVNRSYYAMFYAVLALLIAKGLGTSKHSGAIALFDREYVRNGIFARDLSKWLHTTFLERQKADYDDLSQVDGEQAETAVRHANTFVAQVRSHLQESAAFVPHSQP; via the coding sequence ATGACCGGGGAGGAGTCGCGACACATCCTTATTGCTCACCGCATGGAACAGGCGGAAGAGTCTCTTTCCGACGCGACTCTGTTGTTGGAAGGCAAACGTTATCGGGCCTCGGTCAATCGATCCTATTACGCCATGTTCTATGCCGTACTGGCGTTGCTCATCGCCAAAGGCTTGGGAACCTCCAAACACAGCGGGGCCATTGCCTTATTCGACCGGGAGTATGTACGCAACGGAATTTTCGCGAGGGATCTTTCCAAGTGGCTGCACACCACATTTTTGGAAAGGCAAAAGGCTGATTACGACGATTTGAGCCAAGTCGACGGTGAACAGGCCGAAACTGCGGTGCGCCACGCCAACACTTTTGTAGCCCAGGTCAGGAGCCATCTGCAGGAGAGTGCGGCCTTCGTGCCACACTCCCAGCCCTGA